The DNA region TCTTCATATTTACTACAAACTGCTTCACCATTTGATCGTTTTTGTCATCTTTTTCAGAGTATAGCTTCAAAATATCTTCATAAGGTAATCCTCTCATGCGCTTAATTAGATAAAACAAACAATGCTGTCCACAGGTTATTGCCAGGGGGTTCTGCAGTTGAAGAGTATGGTATGTGTATGTCTTAGCTTGCAGTTCTAAAAACCTCACGAtgtcaacggggaagtcagagCTGTCTGGTGATCTTCCGTAGGAGTCAAAAAATTCGCCATAACAGTGAGTCGGAAAGTAGAATGCGAGCCAGTGCTGCCCCGGTAAAGTTCTTGGATGCGTGTTCACAATTAGCCCGAAAGGCCTCTTTGAGATTTTTCTCTTGGGTAACAAATCGCTGGGGTATACGCCTAGAAAGAGAGCATTTCCAGACAACACCCGTAGTATCTGTATAGTGTCCATTTCTTACATGTAATCATATAGGACGTTGCGTGTGTGGCTTATTTCAATAAGATTTTCAAAGATTGCATAGAGTATCATGTTGACGGTATTGGGGAGGGGCACAGCAAATCTAATTTCCGCCCTCAGGTTGCCATTCTTGATCAGGGAATAGTGCTCTGAGCAACCTTGATCAGGGTTCAAATCAAAACAATATAATGTATAACCATTGTTAAACTCCTCACGGTTAATCAGCACAGAACGGTCTTTCATGGATTTACCGGAAGTCTGTAACAATTGCATATATTCTCTCACAAAAAGGTTATGTTCATAATCGGGTTGAAGGGGTTTTGCAGGAATTTGTTCACCGTCACAATACAGGGCGCAAAAGTTGACATTATAGTGCTGAAAATTGAAAGGGTTTCTTTCATAATTACCACTAAATGCAGCGTTGTCCACGAAGCCGATCACTAACTGTTTAGGTAACTGTCCTAGAAATAGGTTTTCCTGATTACACACAAGACTGCCTGCAGGAATGCTGTAAACCTTCATGCCTACACGATCAATAGGGTATTTGGCGTTAGAGGTAAGCAGCGCCTCCGCATGGCCCAACCGTACACCAGGGGATACTTTTACACGTTTTACAAAGAGAGATGCGCCCAGGATCTGTACTTTGTAATTTTCATTACCATCTCTCATCAGGCAGAACTCGTTTTTACTTCTTGAGAGTTTAATGCTCACATCCACACCGTTAATCAATAGCCTGTCTTGAAAAAATAGATCACTATGCAATGGTCCTAGCAGATCCCATTTA from Thamnophis elegans isolate rThaEle1 chromosome 3, rThaEle1.pri, whole genome shotgun sequence includes:
- the LOC116506208 gene encoding uncharacterized protein F54H12.2-like, which produces MVFIHEASEECVKSELDLFQLAPTQTSIENCTYIEIPPLSALTPNAPLEFFITGHGEHYTDLNNTLLYVSCKIVKADGTDIDDGARVSLVNYPIASLFNQVDVTLGDRVITQSHHCYAYRAIIELILNYGGDALSTQFSAGGFYKDDATLMENTLLTAAGNSGFRARARHTAGSRKWDLLGPLHSDLFFQDRLLINGVDVSIKLSRSKNEFCLMRDGNENYKVQILGASLFVKRVKVSPGVRLGHAEALLTSNAKYPIDRVGMKVYSIPAGSLVCNQENLFLGQLPKQLVIGFVDNAAFSGNYERNPFNFQHYNVNFCALYCDGEQIPAKPLQPDYEHNLFVREYMQLLQTSGKSMKDRSVLINREEFNNGYTLYCFDLNPDQGCSEHYSLIKNGNLRAEIRFAVPLPNTVNMILYAIFENLIEISHTRNVLYDYM